One Tomitella gaofuii DNA segment encodes these proteins:
- a CDS encoding acyl-CoA carboxylase subunit beta: MTNRDDWAPLLGELTRRRSTARAMGGEDKLRRHRAAGRVDARERIARLLDPGTFTEIGLLAGAPDTPADAFVTGSGLIDGRPVFVGAEDFSVSGGSIGTAAATKRARVAALAGQERAPLVLMLEGAGHRATNMLEPQRPAPNDLQLLADLAGTVPIVAIVTGPSAGHGALAAPLADFVVMVDGLASLFTAGPPLVRAATGEQVTKEQLGGPQVHAVVSGVAHNVAADVDGALQLARRYLSYLPSCAGDPPPCADTGDGERAVDALLDLIPPDPRRPYDMTAVLRELVDDGSLLEVQPAHGPSLITALARLGGRPVAVLANQPAALAGAIDAAAAGKAARFVETTAGFGLPLVQLADNPGVLSGGASERAGILREAARMFVAQHRAQVPKLHVTVRKAFGFGSSVMGQNAFGGQTVSLAFPGAMLGGIPAAVGGATSGADDDTRRALVEHEASGPWQLARTATYDDVIDPRELRNRLLAALRTARG; the protein is encoded by the coding sequence ATGACGAATCGTGACGACTGGGCGCCGCTACTCGGCGAACTGACACGCCGGCGCTCCACCGCCCGCGCGATGGGCGGCGAAGACAAGCTGCGCCGGCACCGGGCGGCGGGACGGGTGGACGCGCGCGAGCGCATCGCACGGCTGCTCGATCCCGGCACCTTCACCGAGATCGGGCTGCTCGCCGGGGCGCCGGACACGCCCGCCGATGCTTTCGTGACCGGGTCGGGCCTCATCGACGGGCGGCCGGTGTTCGTCGGCGCCGAGGACTTCTCGGTGTCGGGCGGATCCATCGGCACCGCGGCCGCGACCAAGCGGGCAAGGGTCGCCGCGCTGGCCGGTCAGGAGCGTGCGCCGCTGGTGCTCATGCTCGAGGGCGCCGGGCATCGCGCCACCAACATGCTCGAGCCGCAGCGGCCCGCCCCCAACGACCTGCAGCTGCTCGCCGACCTGGCCGGCACCGTGCCGATCGTCGCGATCGTCACCGGCCCGTCCGCCGGGCACGGGGCCCTCGCCGCGCCGCTGGCCGACTTCGTCGTCATGGTCGACGGCCTCGCGTCGCTGTTCACCGCGGGACCGCCGCTGGTGCGGGCCGCCACCGGTGAGCAGGTGACCAAGGAGCAGCTGGGCGGTCCGCAGGTGCACGCGGTCGTCAGCGGGGTCGCCCACAATGTGGCCGCGGACGTCGACGGGGCGCTGCAGCTGGCGCGTCGATACCTGTCGTACCTGCCGTCGTGCGCGGGCGACCCGCCGCCGTGCGCCGACACTGGTGACGGCGAGCGCGCCGTCGACGCATTGCTCGACCTCATTCCGCCGGACCCGCGGCGCCCGTACGACATGACGGCGGTGCTGCGCGAGCTCGTCGACGACGGCTCGCTGCTGGAGGTGCAACCCGCGCACGGGCCATCGCTCATCACCGCGCTGGCGCGCCTGGGCGGGCGGCCGGTGGCGGTGCTGGCCAACCAGCCGGCCGCGCTCGCGGGAGCCATCGATGCGGCCGCTGCCGGCAAAGCGGCCCGCTTCGTCGAGACGACGGCCGGCTTCGGCCTGCCGCTGGTGCAGCTTGCCGACAACCCGGGCGTGCTCTCGGGCGGCGCCTCGGAGCGGGCGGGGATCCTGCGCGAGGCGGCGCGGATGTTCGTCGCCCAGCACCGCGCACAGGTGCCCAAGCTGCACGTGACGGTGCGCAAGGCGTTCGGCTTCGGCAGCTCGGTGATGGGGCAGAACGCCTTCGGCGGGCAGACGGTCTCGCTCGCCTTCCCGGGCGCGATGCTGGGCGGCATCCCGGCCGCCGTGGGCGGGGCGACCTCGGGCGCCGACGACGACACGCGGCGCGCGTTGGTGGAGCACGAGGCGTCGGGGCCGTGGCAACTCGCCCGCACCGCCACCTACGACGATGTCATCGACCCGCGCGAGCTGCGCAACCGGCTGCTCGCCGCGCTCCGCACCGCGCGGGGGTGA
- a CDS encoding PPOX class F420-dependent oxidoreductase translates to MTTTLGEIGSAKYALLTTFRKDGSAVPTPLWAAMDDGELLMWTVTDSWKVRRIQRTPRVTVAACDVRGNARGPQVEAVAEVLDGAGTDRARAVIARKYGVLGWILIKGSLLRRGRAGTVGLAVRVG, encoded by the coding sequence ATGACCACGACGCTCGGTGAGATCGGCTCGGCGAAGTACGCCCTGCTCACCACATTTCGCAAGGATGGCAGCGCGGTGCCGACTCCACTGTGGGCGGCGATGGACGACGGGGAACTGCTGATGTGGACCGTCACGGACTCGTGGAAGGTGCGCCGCATCCAGCGCACACCGCGGGTCACCGTTGCGGCCTGCGATGTGCGCGGCAATGCCCGAGGCCCCCAGGTCGAGGCGGTGGCCGAGGTGCTCGACGGCGCCGGCACCGACCGGGCCCGCGCCGTCATCGCGCGCAAGTACGGCGTCCTCGGGTGGATCCTCATCAAGGGCAGCCTGCTGCGGCGCGGTCGCGCCGGCACCGTGGGCCTCGCCGTGCGCGTGGGATGA
- a CDS encoding class I adenylate-forming enzyme family protein — protein sequence MGPTTRTPTPPPVRDEDVRGVRMPVFADRDRSLVDMLERSRAHGDGVYLACEGRHVTFAEHHRMVAALAAELRERFGVRPGDRVGILAANSIEWVVTFWATVAAGGIVVAMNSHWAVGEIAYACGHARPSVIVADGRRRERLAEAAAVAPAAQVPVLPVESAAVDLGAGGGSAELPGVRPAEDDPVAIVYTSGTTGRPKGAVHSHRNLIAARDFHRYNDAVAAAAGAPQYPRRYLMTGPLFHIAALHNIAVPRLDSGETAVIATGRFDVGRVLELIERERVTHWTAVPTMAHRLLDEGSVAERDLTSLRSLSLGTAPTAPAMRSALRELLPQATASMVATYGQTECSTAATIATPAQLAANPRSVGSAAVNTQVRVCDAAGATVPDGVEGEVCVRGAMVMLGFWDDDEATAKAVDVDGWLHTGDLGVLRDGELEINSRRSDLIIRGGENVYPAEVEDALDTHPTVAESIVFGRPSAEYGQEVSAVVVLREDGAADEEALRRHLDGLIAGYKIPSQWTVTTDPLPRNATGKVIRTGFA from the coding sequence ATGGGGCCGACGACACGCACACCGACGCCTCCGCCGGTTCGCGACGAGGACGTGCGCGGAGTGCGGATGCCCGTGTTCGCCGATAGGGACCGCTCGCTGGTGGACATGCTCGAACGGTCTCGCGCGCACGGGGACGGCGTGTACCTCGCGTGCGAAGGCCGGCACGTCACCTTCGCGGAGCACCACCGTATGGTCGCCGCGCTCGCGGCAGAGCTCCGCGAGCGGTTCGGGGTGCGGCCCGGCGACAGGGTCGGCATCCTGGCGGCGAACAGTATCGAGTGGGTCGTGACCTTCTGGGCGACGGTCGCTGCGGGCGGCATCGTCGTCGCGATGAACTCGCACTGGGCGGTGGGCGAGATCGCCTATGCGTGCGGGCACGCCCGCCCGTCGGTGATCGTCGCCGACGGGCGGCGGCGCGAGCGTTTGGCAGAGGCGGCAGCGGTCGCGCCCGCGGCCCAGGTTCCGGTACTGCCGGTCGAGTCGGCGGCCGTCGACCTCGGCGCGGGCGGGGGCTCCGCAGAGCTCCCCGGCGTGCGTCCGGCGGAGGACGATCCGGTCGCGATCGTCTACACCTCGGGCACCACCGGGAGGCCCAAGGGGGCCGTGCATTCGCACCGCAACCTCATCGCAGCCCGCGACTTCCACCGGTACAACGACGCGGTGGCGGCCGCCGCGGGGGCGCCGCAGTACCCTCGCCGCTACCTGATGACCGGGCCGCTGTTCCACATCGCCGCCCTGCACAACATCGCGGTCCCGCGCCTCGACAGCGGCGAGACCGCGGTGATCGCGACCGGTCGGTTCGACGTCGGCCGAGTGCTGGAGCTCATCGAGCGTGAACGCGTCACCCACTGGACCGCCGTCCCCACCATGGCGCACCGGCTGCTGGATGAGGGCAGCGTCGCGGAACGGGACCTGACGTCGCTGCGTTCGCTCTCGCTGGGCACCGCACCCACGGCCCCCGCCATGCGTTCGGCGCTGCGCGAGCTGCTGCCGCAGGCGACGGCCTCGATGGTGGCCACGTATGGGCAGACGGAGTGTTCCACCGCCGCCACGATCGCGACTCCGGCGCAGCTTGCGGCCAACCCGCGCTCGGTGGGCAGCGCGGCGGTGAACACGCAGGTGCGGGTGTGCGACGCGGCCGGCGCGACCGTGCCGGACGGCGTCGAGGGCGAGGTGTGCGTGCGCGGGGCGATGGTGATGCTCGGCTTCTGGGACGACGACGAGGCCACGGCCAAGGCCGTCGACGTCGACGGGTGGCTGCACACCGGCGACCTCGGCGTGCTGCGGGACGGCGAACTCGAGATCAACTCGCGCCGCAGCGACCTGATCATCCGCGGCGGCGAGAACGTCTACCCGGCCGAGGTGGAGGACGCCCTGGACACCCATCCCACGGTGGCCGAGTCGATCGTCTTCGGCCGCCCCAGTGCGGAGTACGGGCAGGAGGTGTCGGCGGTCGTCGTGCTGCGCGAGGACGGCGCGGCCGACGAGGAAGCGCTGAGGCGGCACCTCGACGGCCTGATCGCCGGCTACAAGATCCCCTCGCAGTGGACGGTGACCACCGATCCGCTGCCGCGCAATGCGACCGGCAAGGTGATCCGCACCGGCTTCGCGTGA
- a CDS encoding IclR family transcriptional regulator — MIERVTLIFDAFHSAGEILPLGSVARRAGLPYSTTHRILESLIRLEWVNQTPLGYALGRRGLRFRSGAVDHTALRATAAPHLHALHLQTGTPVFLTALDGVDTVVLDRVGGGRAALPGLEVGARGALHRSAGGRAMLSALTPEEVEELVSAPPRGGRCGPPPSLPALHRELDRVRRRGGLAVERAATVPGFGAGAGRMSAASDIVGLAAPVLGATGPSAAVSLHARPTVPIREWCIPLLVQAARRISGETEGDDPDSSAPVPASA, encoded by the coding sequence ATGATCGAGCGGGTGACGCTGATCTTCGACGCCTTCCACAGTGCCGGCGAGATCTTGCCCCTCGGCAGCGTCGCCCGCCGCGCGGGCCTCCCGTACTCGACCACCCACCGCATTCTGGAATCGCTCATCCGGCTGGAGTGGGTCAACCAGACGCCCCTCGGCTACGCCCTGGGGAGACGCGGGCTGCGGTTCCGCAGCGGGGCGGTCGACCACACCGCATTGCGCGCCACCGCCGCACCGCACCTGCACGCGCTGCACCTGCAGACCGGCACGCCCGTGTTCCTCACGGCCCTGGACGGCGTCGACACAGTGGTGCTGGACAGGGTGGGCGGCGGCCGCGCGGCGTTGCCGGGCCTCGAGGTGGGCGCGCGCGGCGCCCTGCACCGCTCCGCCGGCGGCCGGGCGATGCTGTCCGCCCTCACGCCCGAGGAGGTCGAGGAACTGGTCTCCGCGCCGCCGCGCGGCGGGCGCTGCGGGCCGCCGCCGTCTCTGCCTGCGCTGCACCGCGAACTCGACAGGGTGCGGCGGCGTGGCGGGCTTGCCGTCGAGCGCGCGGCGACGGTCCCCGGCTTCGGCGCCGGCGCGGGCCGCATGAGCGCCGCGTCCGACATCGTCGGCCTCGCGGCACCCGTCCTCGGAGCGACGGGCCCCTCCGCCGCTGTGTCCCTTCACGCGCGGCCCACGGTGCCGATCCGCGAATGGTGCATCCCGCTGCTCGTGCAGGCGGCGCGCCGGATCAGCGGCGAAACCGAGGGCGACGATCCCGACTCGTCGGCCCCGGTCCCGGCATCCGCCTGA
- a CDS encoding NAD(P)-dependent oxidoreductase has translation MTTPGRPIRVLVPQPRGVDAVLAACNADVMLYAPEAPEALPAGAEDAQVLVVDRHPDASTAALLPALPRLRMIQLFSSGTDSWEAVAPATVRVAGVTGVHGRTVAEWVMAQLLSHHRRLPGFAEAQRRRDWRAERTGTLAGARVLVFGAGDIGTHLRAMLSTFGAAADLAGRAARKGVLDTRGARENLGRYDIVVLAVPLTPATGHLADAGFFARMRPGAVFVNAGRGPLVDTDALVEAARTRLGHVALDVTDPEPLPAAHPLWAMDNVVVTPHIAGITDDVMDRCWAGVARGVARFAASAPGEREP, from the coding sequence GTGATGCTGTACGCCCCGGAGGCGCCCGAGGCCTTGCCGGCAGGCGCGGAAGACGCGCAGGTCCTGGTGGTCGACCGGCACCCCGACGCGTCCACCGCCGCGCTGCTGCCCGCCTTGCCGCGGTTGCGGATGATCCAGTTGTTCAGCTCGGGCACCGACAGCTGGGAGGCCGTCGCGCCCGCGACCGTGCGCGTCGCCGGCGTCACCGGCGTGCACGGCCGGACCGTCGCCGAATGGGTGATGGCGCAGCTGCTCTCGCACCACCGCCGCCTGCCGGGCTTCGCCGAGGCCCAGCGCCGTCGCGACTGGCGGGCGGAGCGCACCGGCACACTCGCCGGCGCACGCGTGCTGGTGTTCGGGGCGGGCGACATCGGCACCCACCTGCGCGCGATGCTCTCGACCTTCGGCGCTGCAGCCGACCTGGCCGGCAGAGCGGCCCGCAAAGGTGTGCTGGATACGCGCGGGGCCCGCGAGAACCTGGGCCGCTACGACATCGTCGTGCTCGCCGTCCCGCTGACGCCCGCGACCGGGCACCTGGCCGATGCCGGCTTCTTCGCACGGATGCGCCCGGGCGCCGTCTTCGTCAACGCGGGGCGGGGACCGCTGGTCGATACGGATGCGCTGGTCGAGGCCGCGCGCACGCGGCTGGGGCACGTCGCCCTGGACGTCACCGATCCCGAACCGCTGCCCGCTGCACATCCGCTGTGGGCCATGGACAACGTCGTGGTCACGCCCCATATCGCGGGCATCACCGACGACGTGATGGACCGCTGCTGGGCGGGGGTGGCCCGCGGCGTCGCCCGATTCGCCGCCTCCGCGCCCGGAGAAAGGGAACCATGA
- a CDS encoding type II toxin-antitoxin system RelE family toxin, producing MSNPVRVGKRLKAPLDDRYSARRGTYRVLYRIDDAARTVTVLDVAHRRDAYRTGSA from the coding sequence TTGTCGAATCCGGTCCGGGTCGGCAAGCGTCTCAAGGCTCCCCTCGACGACAGGTACAGCGCTCGTCGCGGCACGTATCGGGTGCTGTATCGCATCGACGACGCCGCCCGCACGGTGACGGTGCTCGACGTGGCGCACCGTCGAGATGCCTACCGCACGGGAAGTGCATGA
- a CDS encoding ABC transporter substrate-binding protein produces the protein MTGFVARRPLRLGAVLTAVAIGLAACSSGGGDGSTDAAGLGTLRDGMINVAADEGAPHDGGTLTYGAFSEPTSLDPAKTIAAVTTGGVEMLNIYGSLMRYDAAADAVVPQMATALDHDDAFSTWTLTLRDGVVFSDGSPLDAAAVKASQERFGAAGGPDAALWNDNVAAIDAPDPHTVVYTLARPWPGFAHTLTSGAGMIVAPAAGTPGDGFTPIGAGPFTLQEWHQGDAMTLTARDDYWDGRPPLDAVKIVYLPTTQTAMETMFNGGIDMTYVRYPQDVQKMLDRDTPGYVSMTAAANVTLINAAPGRPGADPRLRKAMQLALDNDAIAQRAYGTAEFAEGELFGAYSRWHTDVASPVQDQEEARTLVAEAKADGFDGQLVMVNGPEQAKGQQALAIQAQLDAVGFDVDSQIMPTTGDQIRRIAAERDYDLGSWGLSLRDPDPFPKMSSAMHSGGKQLYGMHTSPEMDALIDAFQADPDAASQRATMADIQRQINEDVPFLVHGYYPEYLAWLQDVHGVVGSANTMVLLGNAWKA, from the coding sequence ATGACAGGATTCGTTGCACGCAGACCCCTGCGACTCGGCGCCGTGCTCACCGCCGTCGCGATCGGACTCGCCGCATGCTCGAGCGGCGGCGGCGACGGAAGCACCGACGCGGCCGGCCTCGGCACGCTGAGAGACGGCATGATCAACGTGGCCGCGGATGAGGGTGCGCCCCACGACGGCGGCACGCTCACCTACGGCGCCTTCTCGGAGCCGACCTCGCTCGATCCCGCCAAGACGATCGCCGCGGTGACCACCGGGGGCGTGGAGATGCTCAACATCTACGGCTCGCTCATGCGCTACGACGCGGCGGCCGACGCCGTCGTGCCGCAGATGGCGACCGCCCTGGACCACGACGACGCCTTCTCGACGTGGACGCTCACCCTGCGCGACGGGGTGGTCTTCTCGGACGGATCTCCACTGGACGCTGCGGCGGTCAAGGCCAGCCAGGAGCGGTTCGGCGCGGCGGGCGGGCCCGACGCCGCCCTGTGGAACGACAACGTCGCCGCCATCGATGCGCCCGACCCGCACACCGTCGTCTACACGCTCGCGCGCCCCTGGCCGGGATTCGCGCACACGCTCACGTCCGGAGCGGGGATGATCGTGGCTCCGGCGGCCGGCACGCCGGGCGACGGCTTCACGCCCATCGGCGCCGGCCCGTTCACGCTGCAGGAGTGGCATCAGGGCGATGCGATGACGCTCACTGCCCGGGACGACTACTGGGACGGCCGGCCGCCGCTCGATGCGGTGAAGATCGTGTATCTCCCGACCACGCAGACCGCCATGGAGACCATGTTCAACGGCGGCATCGACATGACCTATGTCCGCTATCCGCAGGACGTGCAGAAGATGCTCGATCGGGACACGCCGGGGTATGTGAGCATGACGGCGGCGGCCAATGTCACCCTCATCAATGCGGCCCCGGGCCGGCCCGGGGCTGATCCGCGCCTGCGCAAGGCGATGCAGCTGGCGCTCGACAACGACGCCATCGCCCAGCGCGCCTATGGCACTGCGGAATTCGCCGAGGGCGAGCTTTTCGGCGCCTACTCCCGGTGGCACACCGACGTCGCGTCGCCGGTGCAGGATCAAGAAGAGGCGCGCACGTTGGTCGCCGAGGCGAAGGCCGACGGCTTCGACGGACAGCTCGTCATGGTCAACGGTCCCGAGCAGGCCAAAGGGCAACAGGCGCTGGCCATCCAGGCGCAGCTCGACGCAGTGGGCTTCGACGTCGACTCGCAGATCATGCCGACGACCGGCGACCAGATCCGGCGCATCGCGGCGGAACGCGACTACGACCTGGGGTCGTGGGGACTGAGCCTGCGCGATCCCGACCCGTTCCCCAAGATGTCGTCGGCCATGCACAGCGGCGGAAAGCAGCTCTACGGAATGCATACGAGCCCGGAAATGGATGCGCTCATCGACGCGTTCCAGGCCGATCCCGACGCCGCCTCCCAGCGCGCGACGATGGCCGACATCCAGCGGCAGATCAACGAGGATGTGCCGTTCCTGGTGCACGGCTATTACCCCGAGTACCTCGCCTGGCTGCAGGACGTGCACGGCGTCGTCGGATCAGCCAACACGATGGTGCTGCTCGGCAATGCTTGGAAGGCGTGA